In Leptodactylus fuscus isolate aLepFus1 chromosome 2, aLepFus1.hap2, whole genome shotgun sequence, one genomic interval encodes:
- the SPRYD7 gene encoding SPRY domain-containing protein 7: MSFLFCCFRCCGDGGSGHIPLKEMPAVQLDTQHMGTDVVIVKNGRRICGTGACLANAPLHQNKSYFEFKVQSTGVWGIGVATQKANLNQIPLGRDVHSLVIRNDGAIYYNNEEKNRLPANSLPQEGDVVGITYDHVELNVYLNGKNMHCPASGIRGTVYPVVYVDDSAILDCQFSEFYHTPPPGFEKILFEQQIF, encoded by the exons ATGTCGTTCCTGTTCTGCTGCTTCAGGTGCTGCGGGGATGGCGGCTCCGGACACATCCCGCTGAAGGAGATGCCGGCCGTGCAGCTGGACACGCAGCACATGG GAACTGATGTAGTAATTGTGAAGAATGGCAGAAGAATCTGTGGCACTGGGGCATGTCTCGCCAACGCACCGCTGCATCAGAATAAGAGCTACTTTGAGTTTAAAGTGCAATCTACAG GTGTGTGGGGTATCGGGGTTGCTACTCAGAAAGCAAATCTGAATCAGATTCCATTAGGTCGAGATGTGCACAGCCTTGTCATAAGGAACGATGGCGCCATTTATTACAACAACGAGGAAAAGAACAGGCTGCCAGCAAATAGCCTTCCACAGGAGGGTGATGTAGTG GGTATCACCTATGATCACGTAGAGTTAAATGTTTACCtgaatggaaagaatatgcattGTCCTGCGTCTGGTATCAGAGGGACCGTGTATCCGGTCGTGTACG TGGATGACAGTGCAATCCTGGATTGTCAATTCAGCGAGTTTTACCACACTCCTCCTCCTGGATTTGAGAAGATCTTATTCGAGCAGCAAATTTTCTAA